A segment of the Desulfitobacterium dehalogenans ATCC 51507 genome:
ATTACGTTATGTTGGCTTTAGGGGGAGGCGCAGTATTAAGGAGAGTTGAAAAGCTTTGGGGTCTTGACGGTGATCCGGACTTTCAGGAGCCTCATACGGTGATCTTCAAAGAGGATGGCCCCCGCGCTGAAAAATTCGTGAAAGCCGCCGTGGAATTCTGCCGTAGTCATACTGCCGAAGAAGTGGATCGCATTATGAACGAAAATCAAATCCCCTGCAGTATTGTCATGACCTATGACAAAATGCTGGATAACCCACAGTACAAAGCCAGGGAGACCATAACGGAATGGTATGACGAGATCAGCGGCCGCAAGGTTAAAGGGGTAGCACCCATTCCCAGGTTCAGGAATAACCCAAGCCAAATCTTCCGCAGCGGGCATACCTACGGTATGGATAACGAGGATGTGCTGAGTGAGTTCGGCTACAGCGAAAATGAGATCAAAGCTTTCTATGAGAAAGGTGTTATCAAGAAAAAATAGACTTTTATGTGCTAAAACGTTTTTACACAAAAATGAGGTGGGAATTGATGAACATTATTGCATGCTACAAAATCGTTCCGGAAGAACAGGATATTGTGGTTGAGAAGGATCGCAGCTTGTCTTTCGCCCGGGCCGAATGGAAAATCGGGCAATATGACCTGAATGCCGTGGAAGCCGGGGTGGAAATTGCCGAAGCTGCAGGCGGCAAAGTCATGGCCTTAAGTATTGGCGGCAAGGAGTTGGATAACTCCAAACTCAAGAAAGGGATTCTTTCCAGAGGCCCAGAGGAGCTTTATTTGGTCGTCGATGAGAAATTAGGGAATGCAGACAGCTATACAACGGCCCAGACCTTAGCTGCCGCCATCCGTAAAATCGGCGCCTTTGACTTGGTTATCTGCGGTGAAGGGTCCTCGGACTTATATGCACAACAGGTGGGAGCCCAACTGGGCCAGATGCTGAATGTCGCGACGATCAATGGGATCAGCAAAATGACACCAGATGGAGATCGATTGATTGCAGAGCGCACCCTGGAGAACGAGATTGAAGTACTGGAGATCCCCTTACCTGCGGTGATCTCGGTAACTACGGATATTAACCTGTCCCGGATTCCCAGCATGAAAAATATCCTGGCTGCCGGGAAGAAGCCGACGACAGTTTGGGATCTTACGGCCATTGGTATGACTGGTATTGATATTCCCACTGAAGTGGTGAGCACTCTGGCACCGGAACAAGCGGATCGCAAGAAGATCATTTGGGAAGGCGAATCGGAAGAAGTCATTCAGCAATTGTTTGCGCATATTCGCAAAGAACTTCTTTAAGGATGGTGAAAGAGATGAGCATATTGAAAAAAGTTTGGATACTGGCAGAAAAACAAATAGGCTTAGGTCAGCTATGCGCAGGCGGACGCCAGCTGGGAGAGGAAGTCTCCGCAATTCTATGGGGAGAAAAGGAAGAGGCTGACAAAGCCATTGAGATGGGTGCGGATAAAGTTTATTGGCTAGGTACTCTCAGGCCGGAGACCCTTAGGGAAGATTATGTGGAGACTATTCTGAAGCTGCTCCAAGAAGAAAAACCGGATGCTCTGTTGGTCCAGCCGACCAAAAGAGGAAAACTGATCGCCGGCCGTTTGGCAGCAGGGCTGGGGACATCTGCCCTGGTTGATGCAGTTGAGATCCTGACGGACGGAAATAAGGTTCAAATCCAGCACATGGTCTATGGAGGAGCGGCTTTCCGCACCGAGAGAATTCAGCCGCAAACAGCGATCATTACGGTTGGAACCGGGGTTTTTACTCCTCTTGCGGAAGATGCCGGACGTCAAGGCTCAATCATCAAGGTGGAATTTTCAGAACCCGCCGCTAAAATCAAGCTCCTGGAGAAAAAGAGCAAAGCAAGTTCAGAAGTCAACCTGAATGCGGCCAAACGGGTTGTAGGTATTGGCCGTGGCCTTGCTCAACAGGAAGACCTCAAGATGGTTGAAGAACTGGCCGGCCTGATGGAAGCTGAAGTGGGCTGTTCCCGACCTGTTGCTGAAGGAATGAACTGGCTGCCCAAAGAGAGGTATATCGGTGTATCCGGTGCTATGCTCAAACCCGATCTCTATCTGGCCTTAGGTATTTCCGGTCAGGTTCAGCATATGGTGGGAGTCAATCAGGCCAAGGCCATCGTAGCCATCAATAAGGATAAAGCAGCACCGATTTTCAGCCAGGCCGATTATGGAATCGTGGGAGATTTTTATAAGATTCTTCCTTCCTTAATTGAGAAGTTTAAGGCAGAAAAATAGGCAAAGGCAAATATAAGGAACTTATC
Coding sequences within it:
- a CDS encoding electron transfer flavoprotein, whose protein sequence is MNIIACYKIVPEEQDIVVEKDRSLSFARAEWKIGQYDLNAVEAGVEIAEAAGGKVMALSIGGKELDNSKLKKGILSRGPEELYLVVDEKLGNADSYTTAQTLAAAIRKIGAFDLVICGEGSSDLYAQQVGAQLGQMLNVATINGISKMTPDGDRLIAERTLENEIEVLEIPLPAVISVTTDINLSRIPSMKNILAAGKKPTTVWDLTAIGMTGIDIPTEVVSTLAPEQADRKKIIWEGESEEVIQQLFAHIRKELL
- a CDS encoding electron transfer flavoprotein subunit alpha/FixB family protein, yielding MSILKKVWILAEKQIGLGQLCAGGRQLGEEVSAILWGEKEEADKAIEMGADKVYWLGTLRPETLREDYVETILKLLQEEKPDALLVQPTKRGKLIAGRLAAGLGTSALVDAVEILTDGNKVQIQHMVYGGAAFRTERIQPQTAIITVGTGVFTPLAEDAGRQGSIIKVEFSEPAAKIKLLEKKSKASSEVNLNAAKRVVGIGRGLAQQEDLKMVEELAGLMEAEVGCSRPVAEGMNWLPKERYIGVSGAMLKPDLYLALGISGQVQHMVGVNQAKAIVAINKDKAAPIFSQADYGIVGDFYKILPSLIEKFKAEK